Within the Burkholderia mayonis genome, the region AGTCGAGCGCCGCGCCGAGTCCGACCGCGTCGGCGATGTTGCCCGTCCCCGCCTCGAAACGGTTCGGCGGCGGCGGAACACGGTGCGCTCGAACGTCACGTCGGCGATCATGTTGCCGCCGCCCTGCCACGGCGGCATGGCGTCGAGCAGCGCACGCTTGCCGTACACGACGCCGATGCCCGTCGGCCCGTAGATCTTGTGCCCGGAAAACACGAAGAAATCGGCGGCGAGCGCCTGCCACGGCACGATGTTCGCGTGATGCTCGAGATGCGACACGACGATCTCATCGCCTTCTCCGACGTTCTGGACTCCCCAAGTTTTTGCGATCAGATTGATCGCTTCCTTCGTGCCGCGCATGAACACGATCTCGTCCGGCGACGCCGCGCCGATGAAGCGCTGCACGGTCGCGCGCGCGTGCTCGTATGCATTCGTCGCGCGACCCGCGAGCGTATGCGCGGCGCGGTGGATGTTCGAGTTCTCGTGCACGTGGCCTCGGCCTGCGCGGAAACGTCGCGCCGGACCTTGTAGCTCAACTCGAGCCGTGCCTGCGCGAGGAGCGCGTGCAGACGCCGGCCGTTGGTCGCGCCGCGATGGCCGGCGTCGTCGAGATCGCCTTCGAAGCCTTCGAGGACGTTGAAAACCTGCGTAAAGCCCGCCTTGTCCGCAGCTTCGGCGGCAAGCGCCGAGCGGTTGCCGCTGCGGCACAACAGCAGCACGACCGCATCCTTGCCCCGCTTCGCTTCGAGCTCGCGCACGAAGCGCGGATTGCGCGTCAGGCTCGTGCCTGCCGCCCACACCACGTGCAAATTCTCGGGCACGTGGCCGACGAATGTACGCTCCTCGGCCGTGCGCACGTCGACGAGCAGCGCGTCGCCGGCCTCGACGAGCGCCCAGGCATCCTGCGGCGTCACGCCGCCCGCGTACGGTGAGCCCGCCGAGCGCGCGGCTTCGAGCACTGCATGAGTGGAGCGTGCTTCGAGTTCAACTGTCATGGCATCTCGTGATGGATATCGCGCATCGTGCGCGAGACATGGGCCCGGCTCGACGGCGAGCGCCGTCTATAGCCACTAGAGATCCATTATGGAAGAGGCGCCGCAAAAGCCGAACCCATTATTTTTTCATTTCGAAATGAGACCGCGCATGAGGGCGATAGTCAGGAAGGCGAATGGGTCCGGGCGGGACGCGAAGCGCGCACGCCGCCGCCATTCAGAGCGTTCATGTATGACGAAATCGTGTGTAAGGCGCAAGCATCGCCTCACGGCGAACCTCGATAAAGGACAGCCGAGCATCGATCGCTTCAGAATCGACGCGCGAGCAAACCTCGGCTTACGCTACCATTACGCACAATATCTCTCGTGAATTCTCCATGCCACATGCTTTCTGGCCCGAACAGGCCGATCCGTATCTCTTCCTCGAAGAACTGGACAATCCCGCGAGCGCCGACTGGGTCGACGCACAGAATGCCCGCACGCGCGACGCTCGATGGCTGAACGACGCGCGCTATCGCGAGCTGGTCAACCGCTTCACGAAAGCGCTGCTGCCGCGCGAACGGCCGGTGATCCCGCAGCGCTGGCAGCACTGGGCCTACGACGTATGGCAGGACGAGCGCCATCCGAAAGGCCTGTGGCGTCGCACGTCGTGGGCGAGCTGGCGCAGCGGCCGCCCCGAGTGGCAGACGCTTATCGATCTCGATGCGCTCGGCGAAGCGGAAGGCGTTCAATGGGTGTTCGACGATCAGCTCATCCTCGATCCGGACGGCGACCGCGCGCTGATCGTGCTGTCCGACAGCGGCGCCGATGCGGTCGTCGTGCGCGAGTTCGACATCGAACAATGCCAGTTCGTCGACGACGGCTTCGCGATCGAAGCGGCCGGCAAGCATTCGATCGAATGGATCGATCGCGACACTCTCTATGTCGACTGGGACAACGGCGGCGCGACCGTCACGCGTTCCGGCTATCCGCGCGAAGTCAGGCGCTGGACGCGCGGCACGCCGCTATCCGATGCGCCCGTCGTGTTTCGCGGCGCGCGCGGCGACATCGCCGTCGACGCGCAATATGATTCGATCGATCGGCATCATGCAATCGAGCAGGCGATCAACTTCTATGACGCGAACACGTATCGCCTCGACGAAAACGGCGCGTGGATTCGCTACGACGTGCCGGCGCACGTCGAGGTCGGCGACTGGAGCGGATGGCTGCTGCTCCAGCCGATGCTCGACTGGAATTGCGATGGCGCTCGCTATGCGAGCGGCAGCCTTCTCGCGATCCGCGAAGATGCATTCGTCGCCGGCGACCGCGCGTTCGCGACGCTGTTCGAGCCGAACGATCGCACGTCTGCCTGCGGCTGGACGCATACCCGCCATTTTCTGCTGGTGTCGTGGCTCGACGACGTGCTCACACGCACGATGCTCTGGCAGCCCGAGCGGCAAGTCGATGGCGCATGGAGCTGGCGTGCGCGACCGTTCCCGGCGCGCGGACTCGCGCAAGTCAACGTGTCGCCGGTCGAACCGACGTTCGACGACGAAGTGTACGTAAGCGTCGACGATTACCTGACGCCGCCCGAGTATTCGCTTGCCGACCTCGCGGCCGACGACCTGTCAGCGTGGACGCTCCTCGATCGCTGGCCGACGCAATTCGACGCCGCCGCGCTGACGGTGCGGCGCGAACATGCGCGCTCGCGCGACGGCACGCTGGTGCCCTATACGCTGGTCGGCCCGCGCGACGCGTTGGACGATGCAGAGCGATCACCCCGTCCGTGCTTGTTGAACGGCTATGGCGGCTTCGCGATTCCGCTCACGCCGAACTACGATCCGCTGCTCGGCATCGGCTGGCTTGAAAAAGGCGGCATCGCGGTCTTCGCCCATATTCGCGGCGGCGGCGAGTTCGGCACGCAATGGCACGAAGCCGCGCGGCAAGCGGACCGTCAACGTTCGTTCGACGATTTCATCGCCGTCGCCGAAAAGCTCGTTGCCGACGGCGTGACGACTGCCGCGCAACTCGGCATCCGCGGCGGCAGCAACGGCGGACTGCTGGTCGCGGCATGCATGATCCAGCGCCCGGACCTGTTCGGCGCAGTGGTCAGCGAAGTACCGCTGCTCGACATGCAACGCTACCCGCTGCTGCACGCGGGCGCGTCGTGGCTCGACGAATTTGGCGATCCTGACGATCCGGCACATGCGAAGACACTCGCGTCTTATTCGCCGTATCACCAGGTGACGCGCGACGTTGCCTATCCGCCGGCACTCTTCACGACGTCGACGAGCGACGATCGCGTGCATCCCGCGCATGCCCGAAAGATGGTGGCGCGCATGCAGGCACAGGGGCATCGGAACGCATGGCTGCTCGAGAAAACCGATGGCGGTCACGGCAGCGCCGACGCAATCGACACGGCCAAACACGAGGCGATCGGGTATGTGTTCCTGTGGAGTCATTTGTCGCGCGGCGCGGGCGACGCACGCGAGTAAGTCGCCGTGATAAGACGGGCGGATGCGTGATATCCGCCCGTCTCGCGCTCATCGTGAAGGGTAGCTCAAGGTTGTCGCCCGCACGCAGAAGTCTTGCCGATACGAACGAAATTCCGCCGCTCGTCGCTCGTCCCTGTTTGCGGGAATCGCCGCTTTATCGCGCACTTCGCTGCGTTGTTCGCGAAACGCACTCGTCGATCGCGGCTAGGGACATTATCGTTGCGGACCTGCATCGGCAAGTCACGCGATCGCACTCGACGAGAATCTCGTCGTGATGAACTACTCGCTCTGTCGGCGGAGAGGGAGATGCCGCAGTGCGGAAGACGAGCGATACAGGCACGCTTCGCTCGTCTTCCGCATCGAGATCGTGTGACATGACGCCGCTCATTCGATCGCGTCGCGTCGTCCGCCCATCCTGGAAGCGCGCCGATTCGGCGGAATCATGCGTATCACGGCGATGGGCCCGACGCGCATCCATCGCTCGCCCGATCGATCGACGCCCGCAACGCCGGTTCACCTCCCCCCGTCATTCGCCCGAATCACCGCCTCGGCCGCCGCATCGGCATCGCCCGCATAGCCGTCGTGCACCCGCGTGCGCAGCCCCGGCAGCGGCGCTTCGCCGTCGAGCAGATGGCCGCCGCGTTCCTTCGTCTGAACCGTCGCCCGCATCGACAGCCCCACCCGCAGCGGATGCGCCGTCAATTCCGACGGCTCCAGCGAGATCACCACCGGCACCCGCTGCACCACCTTGATCCAGTTCCCCGCCGCGTTCTGCGACGGCAGCATCGAGAACGCGCTCCCCGTCCCCGCCGAGAAGCCCTCCACCCGCCCCCGATACGTCACCCGCGAGCCGTACAGATCCGACTCCAGCCGCACCGGCTGGCCAACCCGCATGTGGCGGATCTGCCCTTCCTTGAAGTTCGCCTCCACCCACACCTGCCGCAACTGCACCACCGACATCAGCGGCACGCCCGGCCCCACCTGCTGGCCGATCTGCACCGTCCGCTGACCCACCGTGCCGTCCACCGGCGACACGATCGTCGTCCGCTTCAGATTCCGGTACGCAAGCCTGAACTGCGCGGCCGCCTGCTGCACCGACGGGTTCTGCTCCACCGGCCGCTCGCTGCCCAGCGCGCGCGCCGCGTCCAGTTGCGCCTGCGCGCCCGCCAGCGCCGCCTGCGCGTTCGCCAGGTTCGACTTCGCCCGCGCCAGCTCCTCCGGCGCCACCACCTCCACCGACGCCCCCGCCCGCGCGCGATACGCCTGCTGCGCGAGCTTCAGGTCCGCCTCGCGCGCCTTCACCGTCTCCTCGTACATCCCCATCGAGATCCGCGTGTTCGCGACCTGCCGCACCGCCTGCGCGAGCTGCGCCTGCGCCTGCGCGAACGCCGCCGACGCGTCCGCGTCGTCCAGCTTCGCCAGCACCTGCCCCGCCTTCACCTGCTGCGTGTCGGTCACCAGGATGTCGGTCACCGTCCCCTGGATCTGCGCGGCAATCTGCACGATGTTGCCGGCGACGTACGCGTCGTCGGTCTCCTCGCTGTAGCGGCTGACGAGGAACCAGTAGAGCCCCGCCGCCAGCGCCAGGATCGCCAGCAGTCCGAAGAACAGCGTGAAGCGGCGGCGGCGCGTCGCGCGGCGGGCGGCCAGGAGCGCGGCGTCTCCGGGGCGGGCGGGCGCGCCGTCCGTGGCCGGATGCTTCGCGGACGAGCCGTCGGCGCTCGCCGTGTCGTTTGGCGTCTTCGCGCGCAGCGTGTCGGTGGCGGTGTCGTTCAAGGTCTTGGCGTGCGTCGGTGGCGTGGCGCCATGGGGCGGCGGCGCAGCGTGCTCAGCGTGCTCAGCGTGCTCGGCGTCGACGGCGGTCTTGTCCGACGCGCTGGCATGCGCGACGGCGGTATCGTTCGAATCTCTCGTATACACAATGGTGATGGCGTTGGATGCGTTCGTGTTGGATGGGTTCGGGTGAGCGGCATGCTTGCCCATGTCGGCGGGGTCATCGGCGGGGTCGTCGTGCATGCGCTCGGTCGATCAATCGTGCGCCGGCTCGGCCGGCCGCGACGCCGCCGCGAACGGCTTGCCCGCCTGCGCGAGCGGCGCGCCGCTCGCCTGCCGTCCGTCGAAGCCGCCGCCCAGCGCACCAATCAGCCCCACCCGCAGCGTCCGCCGACGCGCCTGCAGCTCGATCGCGTGC harbors:
- a CDS encoding prolyl oligopeptidase family serine peptidase, with amino-acid sequence MPHAFWPEQADPYLFLEELDNPASADWVDAQNARTRDARWLNDARYRELVNRFTKALLPRERPVIPQRWQHWAYDVWQDERHPKGLWRRTSWASWRSGRPEWQTLIDLDALGEAEGVQWVFDDQLILDPDGDRALIVLSDSGADAVVVREFDIEQCQFVDDGFAIEAAGKHSIEWIDRDTLYVDWDNGGATVTRSGYPREVRRWTRGTPLSDAPVVFRGARGDIAVDAQYDSIDRHHAIEQAINFYDANTYRLDENGAWIRYDVPAHVEVGDWSGWLLLQPMLDWNCDGARYASGSLLAIREDAFVAGDRAFATLFEPNDRTSACGWTHTRHFLLVSWLDDVLTRTMLWQPERQVDGAWSWRARPFPARGLAQVNVSPVEPTFDDEVYVSVDDYLTPPEYSLADLAADDLSAWTLLDRWPTQFDAAALTVRREHARSRDGTLVPYTLVGPRDALDDAERSPRPCLLNGYGGFAIPLTPNYDPLLGIGWLEKGGIAVFAHIRGGGEFGTQWHEAARQADRQRSFDDFIAVAEKLVADGVTTAAQLGIRGGSNGGLLVAACMIQRPDLFGAVVSEVPLLDMQRYPLLHAGASWLDEFGDPDDPAHAKTLASYSPYHQVTRDVAYPPALFTTSTSDDRVHPAHARKMVARMQAQGHRNAWLLEKTDGGHGSADAIDTAKHEAIGYVFLWSHLSRGAGDARE
- a CDS encoding efflux RND transporter periplasmic adaptor subunit: MNDTATDTLRAKTPNDTASADGSSAKHPATDGAPARPGDAALLAARRATRRRRFTLFFGLLAILALAAGLYWFLVSRYSEETDDAYVAGNIVQIAAQIQGTVTDILVTDTQQVKAGQVLAKLDDADASAAFAQAQAQLAQAVRQVANTRISMGMYEETVKAREADLKLAQQAYRARAGASVEVVAPEELARAKSNLANAQAALAGAQAQLDAARALGSERPVEQNPSVQQAAAQFRLAYRNLKRTTIVSPVDGTVGQRTVQIGQQVGPGVPLMSVVQLRQVWVEANFKEGQIRHMRVGQPVRLESDLYGSRVTYRGRVEGFSAGTGSAFSMLPSQNAAGNWIKVVQRVPVVISLEPSELTAHPLRVGLSMRATVQTKERGGHLLDGEAPLPGLRTRVHDGYAGDADAAAEAVIRANDGGR